A single genomic interval of Wolbachia endosymbiont of Diaphorina citri harbors:
- the dnaQ gene encoding DNA polymerase III subunit epsilon — protein MESRLREIVLDTETTGLDTGSGHRIIEIGCVELINRVPTGKTFHRYLNPERDVPYHSFKIHGISEEFLEDKPLFSDVAFEFLDFISNDILVIHNAEFDVKFLNMELGKLNAGLISSDRVLDTLPLARKKFVGSPASLNALCKRFDISLEGRELHGALVDAQLLAKVYVELTGGLQTFLFNNKCDQDNSSTFIQHKVRNLARREHSPSSEEIDEHKKLLDKINNPLWKEYVESIS, from the coding sequence ATGGAAAGTAGGTTGCGAGAAATAGTACTTGATACTGAAACTACTGGTCTTGATACTGGATCTGGCCATCGAATTATCGAGATAGGATGTGTAGAACTAATTAATCGTGTTCCAACAGGTAAAACATTTCATCGATATCTTAATCCAGAAAGAGATGTACCTTACCACTCATTTAAGATTCATGGTATTAGTGAGGAGTTTTTAGAGGATAAACCACTATTTTCAGATGTTGCATTTGAATTTCTCGACTTCATATCTAATGACATTTTGGTGATTCATAATGCTGAATTCGATGTTAAGTTCCTTAATATGGAGTTAGGCAAGTTAAATGCTGGGTTAATTTCCTCAGATAGAGTGCTAGATACATTGCCGCTTGCAAGAAAAAAGTTTGTAGGATCACCTGCTTCTTTAAATGCATTATGTAAACGTTTTGACATATCGCTGGAAGGTAGAGAGTTGCACGGAGCATTAGTTGATGCTCAATTGCTTGCAAAGGTCTACGTTGAGCTTACAGGAGGATTGCAAACCTTTTTGTTTAATAATAAATGTGATCAGGACAATAGCTCTACGTTTATTCAGCATAAAGTGCGAAATTTAGCTCGCAGAGAACATTCACCAAGCAGCGAAGAAATTGATGAGCATAAGAAATTGTTAGATAAAATTAACAATCCACTTTGGAAGGAATATGTTGAATCAATCAGCTAA
- a CDS encoding quinone-dependent dihydroorotate dehydrogenase codes for MVKNKLKISKVFYKMILRNLLFLLPPEIAHSLVITALKKMPCRKPIELPKSLNVNFFGNKIRSPVGLAAGFDKNAEVVKPMLSFGFGFIEAGTVTKHPQYGNKKPRIFRLIKDEGIINRLGFNNKGVDYFLKQISETKLGNCIFGINIGRNSTSKDQISDYVDLIKIVYGKSNYIVLNISSPNTPNLRDLHNKQELSKLLKSITLTRKSIDSSESIPIILKISPDIDQQTKENIAELTLEYKIDGLIVSNTTISRDSYYNESGGLSGRPLFQLSTELLSDMYKLTKSRILLIGCGGISSGVDAYEKIKAGASLVQLYTALVYQGHQVVNKINLELAELVRRDGFSNITEAVGCIH; via the coding sequence ATGGTAAAAAATAAACTAAAAATAAGCAAAGTGTTTTACAAAATGATATTACGTAATTTATTGTTTTTACTGCCGCCTGAAATCGCTCACTCCTTGGTAATAACGGCGTTAAAAAAGATGCCCTGTAGGAAACCTATAGAACTACCTAAGTCTTTAAATGTAAACTTTTTTGGTAATAAAATTAGGAGTCCTGTAGGTCTTGCTGCAGGTTTTGATAAAAATGCGGAAGTTGTAAAGCCGATGCTCTCATTTGGTTTTGGATTTATTGAGGCTGGTACTGTAACTAAACATCCCCAATATGGAAACAAAAAACCGAGAATTTTTCGATTAATTAAAGATGAAGGAATAATTAATAGATTGGGATTTAATAATAAAGGAGTAGACTATTTTCTTAAACAGATAAGTGAAACTAAACTTGGTAATTGTATTTTTGGTATAAATATAGGAAGAAACAGTACATCAAAGGACCAAATCAGCGATTATGTTGACTTAATAAAGATAGTATATGGAAAGAGCAATTATATAGTACTGAACATCTCATCCCCAAACACACCTAACTTGCGCGATTTGCACAATAAACAAGAATTATCCAAATTGTTGAAATCTATCACTCTAACCCGGAAATCAATCGATAGCTCTGAATCCATACCGATAATATTAAAAATTTCTCCAGATATAGATCAGCAAACAAAAGAAAATATCGCTGAGCTTACACTAGAATATAAAATTGACGGCTTAATAGTAAGCAACACTACGATAAGTCGAGATTCTTACTATAATGAGAGTGGTGGGTTGAGCGGCAGGCCATTATTTCAACTTTCAACCGAGTTATTGAGTGACATGTACAAGCTTACCAAAAGCAGAATTCTATTGATAGGATGTGGAGGAATTTCAAGTGGTGTTGACGCATATGAAAAAATAAAGGCAGGAGCCTCTTTAGTACAACTGTACACTGCTCTTGTATACCAGGGGCATCAAGTTGTGAACAAAATCAACCTGGAACTTGCAGAATTGGTAAGAAGAGATGGATTTAGTAACATTACTGAAGCAGTGGGTTGTATACATTAA
- a CDS encoding Tim44/TimA family putative adaptor protein, producing the protein MIELVIYALLAAFIFSRLYNSLGRSASLNLKKLTGVLDVSQSKEDVVENIEDYTYSNDKSSIEATYEQILQKNREFSISNFIQGSSIAFELIIKYFNQGNLPQLKPLLDKDLYNSFVDKIKHRKEIHESIIVSIVSQKILEIKLVKNVAFIAVYFLSEQINFVKNNEGDVISGSMSTINKVEDVWQFKKNINSSDPTWMLVSINYKKASTDKNLTTNDK; encoded by the coding sequence ATGATAGAGCTTGTAATATATGCTTTACTAGCGGCGTTTATTTTTTCACGCTTATATAACTCTTTAGGAAGATCAGCCAGTCTCAATCTAAAAAAGCTAACAGGTGTATTGGATGTAAGTCAAAGTAAAGAGGATGTGGTAGAAAATATCGAAGATTATACTTATAGCAATGACAAAAGTTCAATAGAAGCTACTTATGAACAAATATTACAAAAAAACAGAGAGTTCTCTATTTCCAATTTTATACAAGGTTCAAGCATAGCTTTTGAATTAATAATAAAATATTTTAACCAAGGAAATTTACCTCAATTAAAACCCCTTCTGGACAAAGACTTGTATAACAGTTTTGTGGATAAGATTAAACATCGTAAAGAGATACATGAGTCTATAATTGTTTCTATCGTTTCACAAAAAATCTTAGAAATAAAGTTAGTGAAAAATGTAGCATTTATTGCAGTATATTTCCTTTCAGAGCAAATTAACTTTGTTAAGAATAATGAAGGGGACGTCATATCAGGTAGTATGTCTACTATTAACAAAGTTGAGGATGTATGGCAATTCAAAAAAAATATTAATTCATCAGACCCAACTTGGATGCTTGTTTCTATTAACTATAAGAAGGCAAGTACTGATAAAAATTTAACAACAAATGACAAATAA
- the rnc gene encoding ribonuclease III, with translation MKVLNDIISKVINYKFTDHAILEEALTHPSVNKRNSEDQIVSYERLEFLGDSILNMVVSAMLFKMFPEEKEGALAKRKTDLVCGSTIANVAKEIELGNFIIMNNSERCNGGKCNLKNLENSLEALIGAIYIDGGLESVEKFIIQHWEKLAKDILDPPQDPKTSLQEWTQRNKLPLPKYELVKQTGPAHNPEFTISVCIESYDKVSACAPSKKIAEQKAAELILEKIKKTT, from the coding sequence ATGAAAGTTTTGAACGATATAATATCTAAAGTTATTAATTATAAATTTACAGATCATGCAATATTAGAAGAGGCATTAACCCATCCAAGCGTAAATAAAAGGAATAGCGAAGACCAGATCGTAAGCTACGAAAGGCTAGAGTTTTTGGGCGATAGTATTTTGAACATGGTTGTATCTGCTATGCTGTTTAAAATGTTTCCTGAAGAAAAAGAAGGAGCATTGGCAAAAAGAAAAACGGATCTAGTTTGTGGCAGTACCATTGCTAATGTTGCTAAAGAAATAGAGTTAGGTAACTTTATCATAATGAATAATAGTGAACGTTGCAACGGAGGGAAATGTAACTTAAAAAATTTAGAAAATTCGCTTGAGGCACTAATAGGTGCAATTTATATTGACGGTGGACTTGAGAGTGTTGAAAAATTTATTATCCAACATTGGGAAAAGCTAGCTAAAGATATCCTCGATCCTCCTCAAGATCCTAAAACTTCACTGCAAGAATGGACTCAGAGAAATAAATTACCTTTACCAAAGTATGAGCTTGTAAAACAAACTGGACCAGCACACAATCCTGAATTTACTATATCAGTTTGCATAGAGAGTTATGACAAAGTTTCTGCATGCGCTCCTAGTAAGAAAATTGCTGAACAAAAAGCTGCTGAGTTGATCCTAGAAAAAATTAAAAAAACGACTTAG
- a CDS encoding SCO family protein, with translation MVKFIRLLSGLLIIVAAVFLGYCYFTKQGIFVSQNTEIKIGGDFSLINQDGQTVRSSDFKNKYMMIFFGFSSCKRICPMNLGIISETLAKLDKKTDNKIQTFFITVDPERDNIERLKEFQQQFDHRIQMLTGERQKIDEVVAKYKVYANKVGGEEEINHSSIIYLIGPEGKYVTHFVADLNSDESQPDKILAEIKKYVS, from the coding sequence ATGGTAAAATTCATAAGGTTATTGTCTGGTTTATTAATAATAGTAGCAGCTGTCTTCTTAGGTTATTGTTATTTTACCAAGCAAGGCATATTTGTTTCACAAAATACAGAAATTAAAATAGGTGGGGATTTTTCTTTGATTAATCAAGACGGACAAACAGTACGCAGTAGTGATTTTAAAAATAAGTATATGATGATTTTTTTCGGATTTTCCTCATGCAAAAGAATTTGCCCTATGAACCTCGGAATAATTTCAGAAACACTTGCAAAGTTAGATAAGAAAACTGACAATAAGATACAAACATTTTTTATCACAGTTGATCCTGAGCGCGATAACATAGAAAGGCTTAAAGAATTTCAGCAGCAATTTGACCATAGAATACAAATGCTAACTGGTGAAAGACAAAAAATAGATGAAGTAGTTGCAAAGTATAAAGTATATGCAAACAAAGTAGGTGGAGAAGAGGAAATTAACCATTCTTCAATAATATACCTTATCGGCCCTGAAGGAAAATATGTCACACACTTTGTAGCTGATTTAAATTCAGATGAAAGTCAACCTGATAAGATTCTGGCTGAGATAAAAAAATATGTAAGCTGA
- the secB gene encoding protein-export chaperone SecB, with translation MLQHKMKIHGQYVKDFSFENPNSPFLSSSKAPDINVMVNINSAKLEGTENKKGISEEKPFHEITLHIEAKATVKDEDVKDDIAFICEVKYCGIFSIENFTELSEEEVRQALFIGGPTFLFPFAREIIARTTSSGGFPPLMLDPIDFETMYQQQSQQQKSSASNSNFN, from the coding sequence ATGTTACAACATAAAATGAAAATTCATGGTCAATATGTCAAAGATTTTTCGTTTGAGAATCCAAATTCGCCATTCCTTTCTTCTAGTAAAGCTCCCGATATTAATGTAATGGTTAATATTAATTCAGCAAAATTAGAAGGAACAGAAAATAAAAAAGGAATAAGTGAAGAAAAGCCTTTTCATGAAATTACTTTGCATATAGAAGCCAAAGCAACGGTAAAAGATGAAGATGTAAAAGATGATATAGCTTTCATTTGCGAGGTAAAGTATTGCGGTATTTTTTCAATAGAAAACTTTACAGAGCTAAGTGAAGAAGAGGTGAGACAAGCTTTATTTATTGGTGGACCTACTTTTCTTTTCCCTTTTGCAAGAGAAATAATTGCAAGAACTACAAGTAGTGGTGGGTTTCCTCCACTTATGCTAGATCCTATAGATTTTGAAACTATGTATCAGCAGCAAAGTCAACAACAAAAAAGTAGCGCTAGTAATTCCAATTTTAACTAA
- the acnA gene encoding aconitate hydratase AcnA, producing the protein MNNSLNAKTTLNIDGRLYNYFNLSNAGKFLGVNLTKLPCSLKVLLENLLRNEDGVSVKLDDIKILANCVKKHINHEISYKPARVLMQDFTGVPAVVDLASMRNYVKKNGGNPSKINPSVPVDLVIDHSVQVDSYGSTSAFGKNVALEVKRNLERYQFLKWGESSFINFRVVPPGTGICHQVNLEYLAQVVCNDSGVLYPDTLVGTDSHTTMVNGLSVLGWGVGGIEAESVMLGQPISMVIPEVVGFKLIGRLSEGVTATDLVLTITNILRTKGVVGRFVEFHGDGLDCLSLADRATIANMAPEYGATCGFFPIDQKTLDYLNLTGRQNELVKLVEIYAKEQGLWRSNDELAFSDTLELNLSSVKPVMAGPKRPQDKVFLSQVAESFSKSFPVNESKESDKFQDGSVVIAAITSCTNTSNPSVMIAAGLVARNAVNLGLKSKPWVKTSLAPGSQVVTEYLEKSGLQEDLNTLGFNLVGYGCTTCIGNSGPLNKDIEDDIKNKNLTVAAVLSGNRNFEGRIHPLAKANYLASPPLVVVYALAGTVQIDLTKDPICRDKNGNDVYLKDIWPTNNEVESCVKSVVTREMFIQKYKDIFSGDEYWQKIKCEKSEIYNWDAKSTYIQNPPYFDNLLTGNDKSNIFDIKDARILAMFGDSVTTDHISPAGNIASNSPAGIYLKGLGVEPQDFNSYGSRRGNHNVMMRGTFANIRIRNEMVNTEGGYTKHIPSQETMSIFDAAMQYKREAVPLVVIAGKEYGTGSSRDWAAKGAALLGIKAVIAESFERIHRSNLVGMGVLPLAFQDGVTRKIFDGSEIVSMKGEVVPNGNLECIIKRKDDSEQSIQLKYCVQTATEVKYLMSGGVLSYILAQSF; encoded by the coding sequence ATGAACAATTCTTTAAATGCAAAGACGACTTTAAATATTGATGGAAGGTTATATAACTACTTTAACCTAAGTAACGCTGGTAAATTCTTAGGAGTAAATTTAACCAAATTGCCTTGTTCACTCAAGGTATTGCTTGAAAATTTATTGCGCAACGAAGATGGAGTAAGCGTTAAATTAGATGACATAAAGATATTAGCAAATTGTGTCAAGAAACACATTAATCACGAAATTAGCTACAAGCCAGCAAGGGTTTTGATGCAGGATTTCACAGGAGTTCCTGCTGTCGTTGACTTAGCTTCAATGCGTAATTATGTGAAGAAAAACGGAGGTAACCCAAGCAAAATAAATCCATCTGTACCTGTTGATCTTGTGATCGATCACTCTGTTCAAGTAGATAGTTACGGAAGCACTTCTGCATTTGGTAAAAACGTTGCACTGGAAGTAAAAAGAAATTTGGAGAGATATCAATTCTTAAAATGGGGAGAGTCATCCTTCATAAATTTTAGAGTAGTGCCACCAGGTACTGGAATTTGCCACCAAGTGAATCTTGAATATTTAGCGCAAGTTGTATGTAATGATAGTGGAGTTCTATATCCAGATACCTTGGTCGGTACAGATAGTCACACTACTATGGTAAATGGTTTATCGGTTCTTGGTTGGGGTGTTGGTGGAATAGAAGCTGAGTCTGTGATGCTTGGTCAACCAATTAGTATGGTAATTCCAGAAGTAGTAGGATTTAAATTAATAGGAAGACTTTCAGAGGGAGTAACAGCAACTGATCTAGTGCTAACGATTACTAATATCCTGAGAACAAAAGGCGTTGTTGGCAGATTTGTGGAATTTCATGGTGATGGCTTAGATTGTTTATCTTTGGCAGATAGAGCAACCATAGCTAATATGGCCCCAGAATATGGTGCAACTTGTGGATTTTTCCCAATTGATCAGAAGACACTAGATTATTTAAACTTAACCGGAAGGCAAAATGAGTTGGTTAAATTAGTTGAAATCTATGCAAAAGAACAAGGACTGTGGCGTAGTAATGACGAATTAGCATTTTCTGATACATTGGAACTTAATTTATCGAGTGTGAAGCCAGTAATGGCCGGTCCAAAAAGACCGCAAGATAAGGTTTTTCTTTCACAAGTGGCAGAATCCTTTTCTAAATCGTTTCCAGTTAATGAGTCAAAGGAAAGCGATAAATTCCAAGATGGAAGCGTAGTGATTGCAGCAATAACAAGCTGCACCAATACTTCAAACCCAAGCGTGATGATTGCTGCTGGCCTTGTAGCGCGTAATGCAGTCAATCTTGGATTAAAATCAAAGCCTTGGGTTAAAACTTCTCTTGCTCCAGGGTCACAAGTTGTAACAGAATATTTAGAAAAGTCAGGGTTACAAGAAGATCTAAATACTTTGGGCTTTAATTTAGTTGGATATGGATGCACAACTTGTATTGGAAATTCCGGTCCGCTCAATAAAGATATAGAGGATGATATTAAAAACAAAAATTTAACCGTTGCTGCAGTTTTATCTGGTAATCGTAATTTTGAAGGAAGAATCCATCCTTTAGCCAAAGCTAACTACTTAGCATCTCCTCCACTTGTTGTTGTGTACGCACTTGCGGGCACTGTACAAATTGACCTGACAAAAGATCCTATATGCAGAGATAAGAATGGAAATGATGTTTATCTCAAAGATATATGGCCAACAAATAATGAAGTTGAGAGCTGTGTTAAAAGTGTTGTGACACGTGAAATGTTCATACAAAAGTATAAGGATATTTTCTCTGGTGATGAGTATTGGCAAAAGATAAAGTGTGAGAAAAGTGAAATCTACAACTGGGATGCGAAAAGTACTTATATACAAAACCCTCCTTATTTTGATAATTTATTGACTGGCAATGATAAAAGCAACATTTTTGATATAAAGGATGCACGAATACTCGCGATGTTTGGCGATAGCGTGACTACTGACCACATTTCTCCTGCTGGGAATATTGCTTCAAATAGTCCTGCAGGCATATATTTAAAAGGTCTTGGAGTTGAACCACAAGATTTCAATTCATATGGATCTCGCCGCGGTAACCACAACGTAATGATGCGTGGAACCTTTGCTAATATCAGAATAAGAAATGAAATGGTGAACACTGAGGGTGGCTATACAAAACATATTCCTTCTCAAGAAACTATGTCAATTTTTGATGCAGCAATGCAATATAAAAGAGAAGCTGTTCCATTAGTTGTCATTGCAGGAAAAGAATATGGTACAGGTTCAAGTAGGGATTGGGCAGCAAAGGGTGCTGCATTACTGGGAATTAAAGCTGTGATTGCAGAAAGTTTTGAACGCATACATAGGTCCAATTTGGTCGGTATGGGTGTTCTTCCACTTGCATTTCAGGATGGAGTAACGAGAAAGATATTTGATGGTAGTGAGATAGTGAGCATGAAAGGTGAAGTAGTACCAAATGGAAATCTAGAATGTATCATTAAAAGAAAGGATGATTCAGAGCAATCCATTCAACTCAAGTACTGTGTACAAACTGCAACTGAGGTTAAGTACTTGATGAGTGGTGGAGTGTTGAGCTATATACTTGCGCAGTCCTTTTGA